The Caldicellulosiruptor changbaiensis genome has a segment encoding these proteins:
- a CDS encoding endo-1,4-beta-xylanase, translating into MGKSAYKIVIPLTVAVVLIISSVFSLIYPVIPGAIAQTASVTTVNFEGKDTFTFFAYGNAKIATEQSSAIEGKKSIKVTNRKSIWDSLAIDVKDVLKRGKTWVISSYIKHEGKNPIAFSITALYDDGKGLKYIQLGEKIIMPNKWEKIAAKWNPRLKNLVNLIIAIHPTIDKTTVYSVDNIQIMTEETYLSQAIIYKDTFENNTTNWQPRGEGVKIKLDTSKYHEGNKSLYISGRTAFWHGAKIPIIKYVVPGKRYKFSIWVYHTSMDLKRFSILVQRKMADEAQYRYDWITSSEVAGDSWVEISGSYVVPNNGKIEELDFYIESQDPTLSFWIDDFTISDLLKLQEPNYNLPSLKEKYKDDFKVGVAIGYGELTNSVDTQFIKRHFNSITPGNEMKPESLLRGPDKYDFTIADAFVEFATKNNISIRGHTLVWHNQTPDWFFKDSNGNFLKKDELLKRLKKHIYTVVGRYKGKIYAWDVVNEAIDETQPDGYRRSNWYKICGPEYIEKAFIWAHEADPKAKLFYNDYNTEVPQKRMFIYNMIKKMRSKGIPIHGVGLQCHINVDSPSVEEIEETIKLFSTIPGLEIQITELDMSFYQWGSSVYYVEPSREMLLRQAKKYYELFNLFKKYKKIIKSVTFWGLKDDYSWLRGVFNKPDFPLLFDEYYDGKPAFWALIDYSVVPQNINLPAPPAIPKLNTKK; encoded by the coding sequence ATGGGAAAAAGTGCGTATAAGATTGTGATACCTTTGACTGTGGCTGTTGTTCTTATCATATCAAGTGTCTTTTCACTAATATACCCGGTGATACCAGGCGCAATAGCTCAGACAGCGTCTGTGACAACAGTAAATTTTGAAGGCAAAGATACATTCACTTTCTTTGCATATGGCAATGCCAAAATAGCAACAGAACAAAGTTCAGCGATAGAAGGGAAAAAGAGCATCAAGGTTACAAACAGAAAATCCATATGGGACAGCCTCGCAATAGACGTAAAGGATGTCTTGAAAAGAGGCAAGACATGGGTGATATCAAGTTATATAAAGCACGAAGGCAAAAACCCAATAGCATTTTCCATAACGGCTTTGTATGATGACGGCAAGGGTTTAAAATACATTCAGCTTGGCGAAAAAATAATAATGCCAAACAAGTGGGAAAAAATTGCTGCAAAATGGAACCCAAGACTGAAAAACCTGGTAAATCTGATAATTGCAATTCATCCAACAATTGATAAAACAACCGTGTATAGTGTGGACAATATTCAGATAATGACCGAGGAAACTTATCTATCACAGGCTATAATATATAAGGACACATTTGAAAATAATACTACTAACTGGCAGCCAAGAGGAGAGGGTGTAAAAATAAAATTAGATACCTCAAAGTATCATGAAGGAAATAAGAGCCTTTATATATCTGGTCGCACAGCCTTCTGGCATGGAGCTAAGATTCCAATTATCAAATATGTTGTTCCCGGTAAGCGTTACAAATTCAGTATCTGGGTATATCATACATCAATGGATTTAAAAAGGTTTTCGATTTTGGTTCAGAGAAAAATGGCTGATGAAGCACAATACAGGTATGACTGGATAACTTCAAGCGAAGTTGCGGGTGATAGTTGGGTTGAAATAAGTGGAAGTTATGTTGTGCCCAATAATGGCAAAATTGAGGAACTTGATTTTTATATTGAATCCCAAGACCCAACATTATCTTTCTGGATTGACGACTTTACTATATCCGACCTCTTGAAACTGCAAGAGCCAAATTACAATCTTCCGTCTTTAAAAGAAAAGTATAAAGATGATTTTAAAGTAGGTGTTGCTATTGGGTATGGTGAATTGACAAATAGTGTTGACACACAGTTTATTAAAAGACATTTCAATAGCATTACACCTGGTAATGAGATGAAACCGGAAAGCCTTCTTAGAGGGCCTGACAAATATGATTTTACAATAGCAGATGCTTTTGTTGAGTTTGCAACTAAGAATAACATCAGTATTCGCGGACACACACTTGTGTGGCATAACCAAACCCCAGACTGGTTTTTCAAAGATTCCAACGGGAACTTTTTGAAAAAGGATGAGCTTTTAAAGAGGTTGAAAAAGCATATATACACAGTTGTTGGAAGATATAAAGGCAAGATATATGCATGGGATGTTGTGAACGAAGCTATAGATGAAACTCAGCCAGATGGGTATAGAAGGTCGAACTGGTACAAAATTTGTGGTCCAGAGTATATCGAAAAAGCATTTATATGGGCGCATGAGGCAGACCCTAAAGCCAAGCTTTTTTACAATGATTACAACACCGAGGTACCCCAGAAGAGGATGTTTATATACAACATGATCAAAAAAATGAGGTCTAAAGGTATTCCTATTCACGGTGTAGGGCTTCAGTGTCATATAAATGTCGACAGTCCGTCTGTTGAAGAAATTGAAGAAACAATAAAACTGTTCAGTACAATTCCGGGGCTTGAGATTCAGATTACAGAGCTTGACATGAGCTTTTATCAATGGGGTTCTTCTGTTTACTATGTTGAACCGTCCAGAGAGATGCTGCTAAGGCAAGCAAAGAAGTATTATGAACTGTTTAATCTATTTAAAAAATACAAAAAAATAATCAAGAGTGTTACATTCTGGGGGCTCAAAGATGACTATTCATGGCTCAGGGGAGTTTTCAACAAGCCAGATTTTCCGCTTTTGTTTGATGAATATTATGATGGCAAACCAGCTTTCTGGGCACTGATAGATTACTCAGTAGTACCACAAAATATAAATCTGCCTGCACCACCGGCTATTCCTAAATTGAATACGAAGAAATAA
- a CDS encoding carbohydrate ABC transporter permease: MKSVKSLSMSYIGKRLNVNEVTKSVAKKRLFIVLKKVFLYAFVICMSYILLYPILFLISNALRSKEDLFDPSVIWIPKHITFSNFEYANVLLSYPTAIKNTLLMLIPSVIIQTFICMMVGYGFARFRFAEREILFTILLFTIVVPLQTIIVPLYVKFRYFDFLYIGKLLGFITGKPLTVNLLDTPWPFYILNLFGMGIRSSLYIFVFRQFFRNMPVELEEAAKIDGCGPFSTFIRIMVPNATGAIITVMLFSIVWHWNDYYVSAMFYNENLPISVMLTVLNNRMSMIQDAYNFSSEDIYLMGSTVLEAGCLMVILPLIVIYIIGQRYFTESIERTGIVG; encoded by the coding sequence ATGAAAAGTGTAAAAAGTTTAAGTATGTCATATATTGGTAAAAGATTAAATGTAAATGAGGTTACAAAATCAGTAGCTAAGAAACGTTTATTCATTGTGCTAAAAAAAGTATTTCTCTATGCATTTGTAATATGTATGAGCTACATACTACTTTACCCAATATTGTTTCTAATTAGTAATGCACTGAGGTCGAAGGAAGACTTGTTTGATCCGAGTGTTATTTGGATACCCAAACATATTACATTCTCCAACTTTGAATATGCTAATGTACTTCTATCATATCCAACAGCAATAAAAAATACACTGCTTATGCTCATACCATCAGTTATTATTCAAACTTTTATATGTATGATGGTGGGATATGGGTTTGCGAGATTTAGATTTGCAGAAAGAGAAATACTTTTTACTATATTATTATTTACTATTGTAGTACCGTTACAGACGATAATTGTTCCGCTGTACGTAAAATTCAGATACTTTGATTTTCTTTACATCGGGAAGCTTTTGGGTTTTATAACTGGTAAGCCGCTTACAGTAAATCTTTTAGATACCCCTTGGCCATTTTACATTTTAAATCTTTTCGGAATGGGTATAAGATCAAGCTTGTACATCTTTGTATTCAGGCAATTTTTCAGAAATATGCCTGTTGAGTTAGAAGAAGCAGCAAAAATTGACGGGTGTGGCCCATTTTCAACCTTTATTAGAATAATGGTTCCGAATGCAACAGGTGCAATAATTACGGTTATGCTTTTTTCAATAGTTTGGCATTGGAACGATTATTATGTTTCAGCTATGTTTTATAATGAAAACCTTCCGATTTCAGTTATGCTAACTGTTTTAAATAACAGGATGAGTATGATACAAGATGCGTATAACTTCTCTTCTGAGGACATATATTTAATGGGCTCTACTGTCTTAGAAGCTGGGTGTTTGATGGTAATTTTGCCGCTTATAGTGATATATATAATAGGGCAGAGGTACTTTACAGAGAGTATCGAGAGAACGGGTATTGTTGGTTAA
- a CDS encoding carbohydrate ABC transporter permease — protein sequence MIKTNPFKQIFRRKLTLKQKEAMYGRLFVLPWVIGLIVFFIIPFVNSVYYTFQKLSLGDQGLEFSFIGWENYIYAFTKDPNYVKNLTSSITSMLYEVPIVIVFSIFVAYLLKDEFKGRTFARTIFFFPVIIASGVVITVLKENVLGGSTSNMVASSTTIFKAENLRAVLINAGIPRWFSMYVVDIVNKIFDLTWRSGVQILLILAALHNIPKSFYEVAIIEGATEWEKFWKITFPMISPTVYVAIIYSIIDYFTDYGNQVMRMVVDEANKGRFEYSTTIAIIYFLVVMVIILIVNRVIGKRVVYLT from the coding sequence ATGATTAAAACAAATCCTTTTAAACAAATTTTTAGAAGAAAACTAACATTGAAACAGAAAGAGGCAATGTATGGTCGATTGTTTGTTCTTCCATGGGTGATTGGATTGATTGTCTTTTTCATAATACCATTTGTAAATTCGGTCTACTATACATTTCAGAAGTTAAGTTTAGGAGACCAAGGATTGGAGTTTTCATTCATTGGTTGGGAAAACTATATATACGCGTTCACAAAAGACCCGAATTATGTCAAAAATCTTACATCTTCAATTACCAGTATGTTATATGAAGTGCCAATTGTAATAGTATTTAGCATATTTGTTGCTTACCTACTAAAGGATGAATTCAAGGGAAGAACTTTTGCAAGAACAATATTTTTCTTTCCTGTGATAATTGCTTCTGGGGTTGTAATAACGGTACTAAAGGAAAATGTTTTAGGTGGAAGTACTTCTAACATGGTTGCCTCATCTACAACAATTTTTAAGGCAGAAAATTTAAGGGCTGTGTTAATAAATGCAGGTATACCCCGATGGTTTAGCATGTATGTCGTAGATATCGTAAATAAAATATTCGATTTAACCTGGAGATCAGGGGTACAGATTCTCTTGATATTGGCAGCATTGCATAACATACCGAAGAGCTTTTATGAAGTTGCAATAATTGAAGGTGCAACAGAGTGGGAGAAGTTTTGGAAAATAACATTTCCAATGATATCCCCCACAGTGTATGTAGCAATCATATATTCAATCATTGATTATTTCACCGATTATGGCAATCAAGTAATGAGAATGGTTGTAGATGAAGCAAATAAAGGACGGTTTGAATATAGTACTACCATTGCTATCATATATTTCTTAGTGGTTATGGTTATTATACTGATAGTTAACAGAGTAATTGGAAAACGAGTGGTATATTTGACGTAA
- a CDS encoding ABC transporter substrate-binding protein, which produces MLKSKIFKKLVSIVLIVCLITSVAVVISNTTQKAEASSKLGDISFLRPGFSKESLKSTDLFNKAVTKAIEDYQKKYGGKVNIVYSDWNNWQNKIIARMAAGDPIDVIFGSVGTFPSHFTRGLVQPLDKYVDLKAPYINKRAMDYAFKYNGHYYLASQKGSNVPWLVIYNKDLMLEEGIDEEEMPLALYKRGKWNWDTFAALAKKLTADTNKDGKIDRYGVNFWAATALVYSNGVAFVSVDKTGKGKLNFDNAALQRALNFYKKGAKEGWLARDWDITVSGLKKRQTVMLVAPQYKFDQDKREVEDELEAAPLPLGPDNKAGLYPFDADGYGIMKGSKNPIGAGKFINLLLESVQKNHDDVNAKNRPKYLVDFVNKLAQKSFYPALGEGLMGMPHWDIFGRVDSSDSVASALSSLRPQIEKNIKDAQSGRVEVVYKPFKPFTTNFEDGKNNFKLLDTSKKTVKLSVVSGKEAIKGKSLKVTWDQSKDGKEIYVVTDPAKIKIYGWHDYKISFEVKVLKAVSAGKTTISCTILSEPKSGAKSYGNISKTIDRGQTVYKVEGNITNIPDNSQKMCLRIGITEGGDFVIDNIKVEEIE; this is translated from the coding sequence ATGCTAAAATCAAAAATTTTCAAAAAACTTGTTTCTATTGTACTTATCGTTTGCTTAATTACTTCAGTTGCTGTAGTCATTAGCAACACAACCCAAAAGGCAGAAGCATCATCTAAATTAGGTGACATTTCTTTCCTAAGACCTGGTTTTTCTAAAGAGAGTCTTAAAAGCACAGACCTTTTCAACAAAGCAGTTACAAAAGCAATAGAAGATTACCAAAAGAAGTATGGTGGAAAAGTTAACATCGTATACTCAGATTGGAACAACTGGCAAAACAAAATAATAGCAAGAATGGCTGCTGGCGATCCAATTGACGTCATATTCGGTTCAGTTGGTACTTTCCCATCTCATTTTACACGAGGTCTTGTACAACCGCTTGATAAATATGTTGACTTAAAAGCACCATACATTAATAAAAGAGCAATGGATTATGCATTTAAGTACAATGGTCATTACTACTTGGCATCTCAAAAAGGTTCAAATGTGCCATGGTTAGTTATATATAATAAGGATTTAATGTTAGAAGAAGGTATAGATGAGGAAGAAATGCCACTTGCGCTTTACAAAAGAGGAAAATGGAATTGGGATACATTTGCTGCACTGGCAAAAAAATTAACTGCGGACACCAATAAAGATGGAAAAATTGATAGATATGGAGTTAACTTCTGGGCGGCTACTGCTCTGGTATATTCAAATGGTGTTGCATTTGTTTCGGTCGACAAAACAGGAAAAGGAAAGTTAAATTTTGACAATGCTGCACTGCAGAGAGCATTGAATTTTTACAAGAAGGGTGCCAAAGAAGGATGGCTTGCACGTGACTGGGATATAACAGTTTCTGGTCTTAAAAAGAGACAGACCGTAATGCTTGTTGCACCACAGTATAAATTTGACCAGGATAAAAGAGAAGTTGAAGATGAACTTGAAGCAGCTCCATTGCCATTAGGGCCTGACAATAAGGCTGGTTTGTATCCGTTTGATGCCGATGGGTATGGTATCATGAAGGGTTCAAAGAATCCTATTGGTGCAGGGAAATTTATCAATTTACTGTTAGAAAGCGTTCAGAAAAATCATGATGATGTCAATGCAAAGAATAGGCCAAAGTATCTTGTAGATTTTGTAAATAAGCTTGCTCAAAAGTCTTTCTATCCAGCATTAGGAGAAGGCTTAATGGGAATGCCACATTGGGATATATTTGGAAGAGTTGATAGTTCAGATTCAGTTGCATCAGCATTGTCAAGCTTAAGACCACAAATTGAGAAGAATATAAAAGATGCACAATCCGGAAGAGTAGAAGTTGTATACAAACCGTTTAAGCCATTTACAACTAATTTTGAAGATGGAAAGAACAACTTTAAGTTGTTAGATACTTCAAAGAAAACTGTTAAACTTTCAGTTGTATCAGGAAAAGAAGCAATAAAAGGCAAGTCATTAAAAGTTACATGGGATCAGTCAAAAGATGGAAAAGAGATTTATGTTGTAACCGATCCAGCAAAGATAAAGATATACGGTTGGCACGATTACAAGATCAGCTTTGAGGTCAAAGTATTAAAAGCAGTGTCTGCAGGTAAGACGACAATATCCTGCACAATACTCAGCGAACCAAAGTCTGGTGCAAAGTCGTACGGTAATATTTCAAAAACAATCGATAGAGGTCAGACAGTATACAAAGTAGAAGGAAATATTACAAATATTCCAGACAACTCACAGAAGATGTGCTTGAGAATTGGTATAACAGAAGGTGGAGACTTTGTAATTGACAACATAAAGGTTGAAGAGATTGAGTAG
- a CDS encoding family 43 glycosylhydrolase, with protein MANKLLRWIKKIILPATLVICLILSAFVNFQINKAYSSSNQQGGSKLLQNNTIASNPIILADIPDPDIIRVGNDYYMVSTTMHMTPGVPIMHSTDLVNWRIIGYVYDRLEDNDAHNLKNGMNIYGKGQWAPCIRYYKGKFYVLFGALDTGKTYLFSSKNITGPWERVEFNEYLHDPSLLFDDNGKAYIIYGGSEIRVKELTPDLKAINPKGINKVIIKSKIDGLEEGSHAYKINGKYYITTIRWKKGGIREECVYRADKIDGPYEGRVVLSDTLGYKNNGVAQGGLIDTPDGKWYAMLFQDHDAVGRVPVLVPVRWENGWPVFGDEKGKVPLKFVKPGQSSFETEVVKSDEFYQEKAESNPRRFEVIRNAEITKDVELVINNNFARGTIGWKGREGAKLEVVREGSKNIIHVYNRTGPRSGIQQNLTGRVEKGKKYNAVFRVKYVKGPDTKEFILAAKITSNGKESYQELIKGFANKNEWTSISGTFTISQDIETVYLFIQTPVTEKPDKNKDLIDYYVEYVSIKEVLVTQKESEEVAPNGSVLDLTWQWNHNPDNSKWSLLERKGFLRLKTCNVVSDIQQARNTLTQRTLGPKCSGWILMDVRNMKDGDYAGLAAFQKEYGFIGVKKQGKEFYIVMVEKGKEVESTKLQQLMVYLKIDFDFEIDKAYFYYSYDGINWIKFGSDLAMRYTIPHFMGYRFAIFNFATKQTGGYVDIDFFKFSSKLTGEKTEEDLKAYLKEDIIELSNDIDKNYELTVSLNSLPKGKKMTQIKILLKFPKELDVLEALVADKRIKNAVVLVEKKRSDQALINIKNIDTEALDSDNRWIDLVNIKLKQREKLTESFCDEIRIQSLTVNCEKEKINYRSESAVTKVKFVAPKNPIGKIPTNANPLIAHKFGADPAVLVYKDRVYIYLTNDILEYDDNGNIKDNTYSKINKITIISSDDLVNWTDHGEIEVAGPNGIAKWATQSWAPSIAYKKINGKDKFFLYFANNASGIGVLTSDTPVGPWVDPIGKPLISRSTPGVEGVVWLFDPAVLVDDDGKAYIYFGGGVPQGQDAMPNTARVMQLGSDMISVVGSAVTIPAPFMFEDSGINKIGNTYYYSYCTNFYSGARPQGSPPAGVIAYMTSKSPMGPWEYKGVILKNPGNFFGVGGNNHHQLFEFNGKWYIAYHAQTLAKDMGVAKGYRSPHINQVEIENGTIKEVIADYRGIAQVKNFDPYRMVEAETFAWCAGISTKKANGSNDMCLTGIDSGDWIALSKVDFGSVGPQKFEAMVSNINGKGYIEIKIDSVDGRTIAVAEVLPQNSSTSQWVKIEAKVENVTGAHDLYFVFKGEKESNLFDMDCWRFVK; from the coding sequence ATGGCAAATAAATTATTAAGATGGATTAAAAAGATTATATTACCTGCTACATTAGTCATATGCTTAATTTTATCTGCATTTGTGAATTTTCAAATCAATAAAGCATATAGTTCATCTAACCAACAGGGAGGTTCAAAATTGCTACAAAATAATACAATTGCCTCTAACCCAATAATCTTAGCCGATATTCCTGACCCTGATATCATCAGAGTGGGAAATGACTACTACATGGTTAGTACAACTATGCATATGACTCCAGGAGTGCCTATAATGCACTCAACAGACCTTGTTAATTGGAGAATCATAGGCTATGTTTATGACAGATTAGAAGACAATGATGCGCATAATTTAAAAAATGGGATGAATATTTATGGCAAAGGACAATGGGCACCGTGTATTCGCTACTACAAAGGAAAGTTTTATGTTTTATTTGGAGCATTAGATACTGGTAAGACATATCTCTTTAGTTCAAAAAATATTACAGGTCCTTGGGAAAGAGTTGAATTTAACGAATATTTACATGACCCTTCTCTTTTGTTTGATGATAACGGCAAAGCCTACATAATCTATGGTGGCTCGGAGATAAGAGTTAAGGAACTCACGCCTGATTTGAAAGCGATCAACCCTAAGGGAATAAACAAGGTTATAATAAAATCAAAAATAGATGGGTTGGAAGAAGGGTCACATGCATATAAGATAAATGGCAAATATTACATAACAACAATTCGATGGAAAAAGGGTGGAATAAGAGAAGAGTGTGTATACAGAGCCGACAAGATTGATGGTCCATACGAGGGAAGAGTTGTACTTAGTGATACTTTAGGTTATAAGAACAACGGAGTTGCCCAGGGTGGATTAATTGATACACCGGACGGAAAATGGTACGCAATGCTATTTCAAGACCATGATGCTGTCGGACGTGTTCCTGTTCTTGTACCTGTAAGGTGGGAAAATGGATGGCCAGTATTTGGCGACGAAAAAGGGAAAGTACCACTCAAATTTGTGAAGCCTGGGCAGAGCAGCTTTGAGACAGAAGTAGTAAAAAGCGATGAATTTTATCAAGAAAAAGCTGAATCTAATCCAAGAAGATTTGAGGTTATCAGAAATGCGGAGATAACAAAGGATGTTGAATTGGTCATTAATAATAATTTTGCCAGAGGCACAATTGGGTGGAAAGGCAGAGAAGGAGCAAAGCTTGAGGTTGTAAGGGAAGGCAGCAAGAATATAATCCACGTGTATAATAGAACTGGTCCCAGGTCTGGCATTCAACAGAATTTAACAGGTAGAGTAGAAAAAGGGAAAAAGTATAATGCAGTGTTTAGAGTCAAATATGTTAAAGGTCCTGATACAAAAGAGTTCATTTTAGCTGCGAAAATAACGTCGAACGGGAAGGAAAGCTATCAGGAGCTTATAAAAGGTTTTGCAAATAAAAATGAATGGACATCCATATCTGGAACATTTACAATTAGCCAAGATATAGAAACCGTTTACTTATTTATACAAACTCCTGTAACTGAAAAACCAGATAAAAATAAGGATTTGATAGATTACTACGTAGAATATGTTTCGATAAAAGAGGTTTTGGTTACACAAAAAGAATCAGAAGAAGTAGCACCAAATGGTTCTGTATTGGATTTGACATGGCAGTGGAACCATAATCCAGATAATTCAAAGTGGTCTTTATTAGAAAGAAAAGGTTTTCTTAGATTAAAAACATGCAATGTAGTAAGTGATATACAACAAGCACGGAATACACTTACTCAGCGAACTCTTGGACCAAAATGTTCTGGATGGATATTGATGGATGTAAGAAATATGAAAGATGGTGATTATGCTGGACTTGCTGCGTTTCAAAAAGAGTATGGCTTTATTGGCGTAAAAAAACAAGGTAAAGAATTTTACATTGTAATGGTCGAAAAAGGCAAAGAAGTAGAAAGCACAAAACTTCAACAGTTAATGGTTTATTTGAAAATAGACTTTGACTTTGAAATTGATAAAGCATATTTTTACTACAGTTATGACGGAATAAATTGGATAAAATTTGGTTCAGATTTAGCAATGCGTTATACAATCCCGCACTTTATGGGTTATAGATTTGCAATATTCAATTTTGCTACTAAACAAACTGGCGGTTATGTAGATATCGATTTCTTTAAATTTTCAAGCAAGCTCACAGGGGAAAAAACTGAAGAGGATTTGAAAGCCTATCTTAAGGAAGATATCATTGAACTTAGTAATGACATCGATAAAAACTATGAATTAACAGTTTCGCTAAATAGCTTACCAAAGGGCAAGAAGATGACACAAATCAAAATACTTCTGAAATTCCCTAAGGAGCTTGATGTTCTTGAGGCTCTTGTTGCTGATAAGCGGATTAAAAATGCAGTTGTTTTAGTTGAGAAGAAAAGAAGTGATCAAGCATTAATAAATATTAAGAATATTGATACTGAGGCATTAGACAGTGACAATAGATGGATAGATTTAGTTAATATTAAATTAAAGCAAAGAGAGAAATTAACAGAATCTTTTTGTGATGAGATTAGAATTCAATCATTAACTGTAAATTGTGAAAAAGAAAAGATCAACTATAGGAGTGAAAGTGCAGTGACGAAGGTAAAATTTGTAGCACCGAAAAACCCTATTGGGAAAATTCCCACAAATGCAAATCCGTTAATAGCTCACAAGTTTGGCGCTGACCCTGCAGTTTTAGTCTATAAGGATAGGGTTTATATATATCTTACTAATGATATTTTAGAATATGATGATAATGGCAACATTAAGGATAACACATATAGCAAAATAAACAAAATTACCATAATCTCTTCGGATGACCTTGTTAACTGGACAGACCATGGAGAGATTGAAGTAGCCGGTCCAAACGGTATTGCTAAATGGGCAACTCAATCGTGGGCACCGAGCATAGCTTACAAGAAGATAAATGGAAAAGATAAGTTTTTCCTTTATTTTGCTAATAATGCAAGTGGTATAGGAGTTTTAACATCAGACACTCCAGTAGGTCCTTGGGTGGATCCTATCGGAAAACCTTTGATTTCAAGGTCAACACCAGGTGTTGAAGGAGTTGTATGGCTGTTTGATCCTGCAGTCTTAGTAGATGATGATGGCAAGGCATATATTTATTTTGGTGGAGGAGTTCCACAGGGCCAGGATGCTATGCCAAACACTGCACGTGTTATGCAGCTTGGCAGTGATATGATAAGCGTTGTTGGCAGTGCTGTTACTATTCCAGCACCCTTCATGTTTGAAGACTCCGGGATAAACAAGATTGGCAATACCTATTACTATTCCTACTGTACAAACTTCTACAGCGGAGCAAGACCGCAAGGCAGTCCGCCTGCTGGTGTAATTGCATACATGACAAGCAAAAGTCCAATGGGACCGTGGGAATACAAGGGGGTTATACTTAAAAATCCTGGCAACTTCTTTGGAGTTGGTGGCAATAACCATCACCAGTTGTTTGAATTCAATGGCAAGTGGTATATAGCATACCATGCACAGACCCTTGCAAAGGATATGGGGGTTGCGAAAGGTTACAGGTCACCGCATATAAACCAGGTGGAGATTGAAAACGGTACAATAAAAGAAGTAATTGCCGACTACAGAGGAATAGCTCAGGTGAAGAATTTTGATCCATACAGAATGGTTGAGGCAGAGACATTTGCATGGTGTGCAGGAATTTCAACAAAGAAAGCAAATGGGAGCAATGATATGTGTTTAACAGGTATAGACAGTGGAGACTGGATTGCGCTTTCTAAGGTTGACTTTGGAAGTGTAGGTCCGCAGAAATTTGAGGCGATGGTTTCTAACATCAACGGGAAAGGCTATATAGAAATCAAGATAGACTCGGTTGATGGCAGAACAATTGCAGTTGCGGAGGTTCTGCCACAAAATAGTTCTACTTCGCAGTGGGTCAAAATAGAAGCAAAGGTTGAAAATGTAACAGGTGCACATGATTTGTATTTTGTGTTCAAAGGAGAAAAAGAAAGCAACTTGTTTGATATGGATTGCTGGAGATTTGTAAAGTAA